In the genome of Stomoxys calcitrans chromosome 4, idStoCalc2.1, whole genome shotgun sequence, the window GATTAGATGACAAATGGGAAATTTAAGCGTTCCACGTAACGAAACTATAGTACATTTCTAATTCATAACCGACACACATTTTAAATTGTCGATATTAAAGTATACACATGTAGGGATGAAGGATACGAAATTAAGAAGCCTAGTCGAATATGTGGCCCCAGTAgcacagagattagcatgtccgcctacgacgcggAATGTCTGGGTTCGAAGACTGGCAAAAATTTCAGAGGTGTTTTCCCCCTGCCCTAATGCTGGTGacctttgtgaggtacaatgccatgcatagaagccatgtagaCTCATCGCGCactcatttatttgtgagaagtttgcccctgttccgtaatggaatattcataggCAATTTTGTATTTGCAATCGAACAGGTGGTCATTAAATACAGTtggtttaataaaaatataaatggaatttttcgaattttcccatttgttgttgctgttgcttttaCAACTGTTTGTTTCGTACCTCAATTAATgatgtaattttttattttataggcTTCAAAAGAGGAAAGATGCCTGAACCAACAATCAACACAACAATTCCTGTACTCCTTGTATACGGATATCGCTTTAACAGAGCTCAAAGGCTATACAatgatggaattttcatggatgATTCTAAGAGTATATGGCAAAGGTATGTAGAATACAAAAAACCTAATTTAGAAGAAACAGATGAGTTTACATTAAAACACTGTTCGATGTATAAGTGAGGAAAACTGATGTTGGTTCTGGTGGATAGGCAATGATTCGTCAATGGCGAACGAGGTGTCAACACATCGGAAGCTATTAACAAAAACATATAAGATGGAAGAAGCGAAACTCCTTCGAATGCAAGTTACCGCAATCGGCGTATatgtgatttttttcaaatttaactaTTAGGTGGTCTCTTAAAAAGAAATTCATCtacaatatatttttgaaaacattaGCATTCGTTACCACCGAATTGTCAATATCGGGTAACATGAAAATTACGGAAGACAATTAACATGGGGCTAACAAAGGAACTAAAGTCTAAAGGTTTGCAATATATGACAACAACGTATTCAATGTTACAGTTCATAGTGAGTAGTTTACATCTTCAATATGGTATAATTTTGACCATTTAAAACTTAACTAAACCCACTTTGCCCATATCAACAGACCGAGTATGTAATGGAAAGTATATTGACAGCGAAAATGATAGCATAGGAAAATCGgctgttaaaaaaatatatgacatCTAAAAATATTTCTTGAACAGCTAATCACAACTTGTGAGTTTTAAGTAAAGTTTAATATCAACTCATTTTTATTGTACTCCCAGGCAATTTCACTCAAGAGGCTGAACTAATGCGCAAAGATTTTGAAAAACGTACCGATAAAACTGTACGTTTACTGCGTGATGTTATGAAGCGCGCCGATCGTATTGTTTGGCGCTGTGATCCCGATAAATATGTTTTGGGTCAAAACTACGATGAGGTTACACGACTACTGCAGGGTTACATTGAGAACGAAGTCGATATGAATTACAACCGCGAATGCTGGTCGACGTGTGAAGACTATACCAGTACCAAGAATGAAGGATGTTTCAAGGATAAATTCTGTGCCCGTCAAGAGCGCTGTTCGGGCAATATACACAGTTGTCGTCGTTTTGATTCCGACATGTTTATATGTCAATCGGTAAGTAATGGAGAAAACAATTCTGATAGGGGGATTTGCAAAACATCTCATTTTTCAACTTTCAGCCTCGTGATAGTCCCAAGCGCTATGAGTTCATTGAATATGAAAATGGTGTAACTTTGGGAAAAGTTGGCCAATGTTCCAGAGGAAAAACTTCGGTAAGTTGAGTACGAAATTGAaagcagaacaagtaaaagcttgcaaagttcggccggccgaatcttatataccctccaccatagatcgcatttgtcgagttcttttcccgatatctctttttagtaaaacaaaggataaaagaacagAATtgcttggagctatatcaagttatgatccggtctgaactgaatgttggagaccatagtagaagtcattgtgtaaaatttcagctaattcgattaagaattgtaccctttagtgtctcaagaagtaatatggagagatcggtttatatggcagctatattaggctatgaaccgattcaaaccatatttgacacgcatattgaaggtcatgggagaaggcgttgtactaaatttcggccaaatcggataataattacgccctctggaggctcaagaagtcgagatccgagatcggtttcaatggcagctatatcaggttatggaccgattggaaacatatttgacacagttattggaagacgtaataaaacacctcatgcaaaatttcagacaaatcggataagaattgtgctctctggtggcccaagaagtcaagacccgaggttggtttatatggaaattatatcaggttgtggcccgattccaaccatacttagcacagttattggaggtcataacaaaatatctcatgcaaactttcagccaaatcggatcaaaattgtgctctctagtggtccaagaagtcaagacccgagatcggtttatatggcagctataccaaaacatggaccgatatagcccatttacaatcccaaccaacctaaacaaataagaagtatttgtgcagaatttcaagcggctgtttttgcgtgctttcgacagacagacggacagacatggctaaatcaacttaaaatgtcacgacgaatcctttatggggtcttattcgaatatttcgaggagttacaaacagaatgacgaaattattatacccccatcctatggtggagggtataaaaaagttataAAGCCGTACAGTTTGCCCGGCAGTGACATCATAACTTTCCCATCCAAATTTTAAGAAGTGCATTATAGGCCGGCTTCAAAGCAAAAAGTCTACTCTAGCAATCTTTTAACATGGTACATATTAGATTTAATAGAATTTGTGTACAATTTTGAACCCATTGCTTTACTCAGTAAGTAAATACTTCAGCATATTTCTGTATGGGATTCAAACTTCATGAGGGTGGAAATTTGTAGTAACAAAGGGTGAATGTGAAGACTTACAAACTAAATTCAACGCTCAACCCATCGTGGAAGGtcgaaaaagataaaaaaaaactttaaattctttTAGGAAATATGTACTGCCAACAAAAGGCACAAACAAATGTACTCATATTATTGAATTCCTTTAAAAATACACCAAAGTACCAACGATCTTGACTATAAACTTGAACTTCATGCAATGCCTTTGCGCTGATATCCTAGCATAAGCGCATATCTTATTGCAATGTGAAAACTTATCGAAGTGTTAATAatgtttcattatttttttataggtCGACTCATGGTGGCGTTATTTGTTCTGGCATTGCACCTACTGTTTCTGTTTGTGTGATGATCAATACAGTTCGAAAACGGATCGTTATTTCAATTTGCGCGAAACTCTATCAAATgtcaatgaaaacaagtaagttGACGCTACAATAATCGAATACTTTGTATCTATTGACAACCAACATATCAATTTCCATATAGGGTGCTTACAGGTTTACGTTTTGCCAAAGTCAATCGGGTATTCCATTTACAAATTCAAGAGGGTGTTCTGTTGCCTCGCGGCAAGGTAAATGAATCCTCATTGAATTGGGTGCCCATCGACAATTACACACTAAATGCAAGAAACGTTCGCAACAATCGTGATTACTATACACTGAGCTATGGCGCACGTTCAATTGATTTGGATGATGTGCATACCGATGATCACAGTTTTGTGGTAACTGGTGTACGTTTCCGTGTCGTGGGTGCCCATTTGAATTTGGAGGCTCGTCTGAGTGAGTTCAACTTTGAAACGGGCAAATTGGTGAACCCACAAGAGAATAGCTTTTGGAAATCAAATGATAACACCGATGTCAGTGGTGACCGAAGGTAAGTTTTATTGCCATTCCGGGGCGTTCAATTTAATTGTCTGCGGTATTTTTATAGGCAAAAAGTTGAGCTTAGCAGCCCAGATGTACCAATCCGTACTAAAGCCAAATCTGTGCCCGACTCTCGTCACAATCAATATATTGAGTTTACAGCATCCGATGTCTACAAGGATGCATCGCAGTCCACAGTGCCCTTCATTGATACCCAATATGTGATCTCAACACCCCCTGTGCCATTGGCTGGCATTGGCATCTATCACAAGGGGCGTCCGGGCTATGGTGGTTTCATAGCTCCCAAGCTCATGACTTATGATTTTGCACCTCACATTCAACCACCTCGTAGAAACTAAGCTACCTTTGTGTAAacttaaatgaaaattacaCCGAACATTTTCCTATGCCCTTCTATCCTCTCCCAACTATTCTAACTAGGCCTTCTTCAGTTTTAGTTGTAAGCTATGATTATTTTAATTATAACAAACCTGCAGAATTAATGATTTTATAAAGCATTAAAGTGAAATATTTGTAAAGTACATCAACTTCATATACCGTTGGAAACATTTAAAGCATATTGTGAACAATTCCAGAGAATAACAGCAAACATTACGCATTCAATAATGCCAAATATAGTAATAAAGTATAAGAAGCGTTTTATTGCTTGCCAATGCGACACAAATGGGATTCCTCCCATTGGTGACAAGGACGTGAAGACCGCAGAAAGTATGAAGGGAAAATATATTTGGTCCGGCTGCATGGCTGTATGAGGCAACATGCTATAGATGAATGATATCGATTTCGACACTATAATATTCATATATTCTCACGTGGCTGTCGGCAAATCGTGGAAAGAAATCTCAGATTAAATTCTATTGCGATTTACAGAAGACCTTCATTTGGTTAGGTCTTATGGCTCGATTATGGATAGCAACCAACGTTGAGTTGAGTGGCTGTCTGACAAtgcaaccaaaataaaaattcgtaTTATGTATGACAACTTTTGGCAATTGATGACGGTTATAGTGTTTTGGCAAGAAAATGGATTACCAAATAATTAAACCACAACGAAATGGGCTAAAAGTTgtgaaataatataaaaaaaacattttatttttaatttaaagcaCTGTTCAACTATTTTTTTGGTTATTAATGTGTAAAAGATCATTCAATTGGTTACTCCGGCGCCAgctactcgccttgtcatatcgagcatcgtgaCTGCCATTGTATTTTAATTGTCCAGCTGTGATTTTTACTGACCCATCAGAACGTCGAGGTTCAGATCACGTGTGGAACACCAGAAAACACGCTGCTGGCATTTGTATTCAGCCATATGAGACTTCTCTTCGAAGAGGTGTCTTAAGCAGTGCTTAGTTTGGACTCTGCAAAAGTGGTCGCTGATCGTTGgacaaaactttaatcggactccactcattgatttgagagAAGTACATATACCCTattccttaagggaatgtttGTTGGAAATTTCTGTTAAATGAAATAGGCTAGCAAATGCTCCCCGTGACAAAAAGCGacataaaaaaaactcaaactcAAAAAACGTCCATCTATTGCCTTGGTAACCTAAAAAGCACCAAATCTAGTGAGAAAAGCATTTAGTGGGCATCCCTGATGACCGATGGTCTGTGGTgggatttaagcaaaatttagtGTGCTCTctaatagtaacctaaaaacacaattttggtcttcaaatttcggatggggtacctaggggggccgccccacacccaaaacctaccaaatatatatatagaccaatcacgacgttatgagacccaaatgaaagctatttaagataagaaaacgtatctgatatgcaTTTGTcagaccatgtgtttggggtaccaccccaaaacacccttaaatcggacatatttaccaaccatggcaatatgggattcaaattaaaggtttttgcgagtagaataagaatctgttattcaaatgtgggaccaagtttctgggggtccacctcttccccaaaaacatcccccaaagaggacccATTTGCTGGCCAtaataatatggggcttaaataaaatgtatttgagtgaagaatacgaatctgatatccaaatatgggaccaaaaacatcccccaaagaggacaatttacgaccatagcaatatggggctcaaatgaaaggtctttgggagtaaagcacgaatctgataacaatattggggaaaaagtgtctatgggccaccccacccccacaacaccacctaaataggaagtatttgttgattattgcaatatgagactgtttcaaggccaagtcactgagtggcttgcttaccaagacaatttgggtcttcaaagtCACGAACCGGCACCCATCTGCCGGTTAATGTTTATCGATAGAATAAGCGTATATTCAGAAAACAAATTCCACCAATAAGATGAATATCGGTACGATAAATTGTAATCGGAGGATGTGGCCTGTTATGACGAACACGACAAGTGAGACTTCTGTTGAGCAAACGATAGCAGCAAAGGGGAAGGCAATCCTTTGTAGCCGGACGTATATAAATCAGAAAAAATCGATTCGGACGGCTTCCGAAAATATACCAATCACTGATTCAGTGAGCTGTCAGCTCCTCAGATGTACGTACTGCTGAGAAGAAATTCCGGGACATCATTAACAAGCCAGCCGCTCACTTTAtagcagccggtcgaataccacaaGTTCGGCCTAACTATTCATCGCATGCAGCGGCActtgcagacgagcgtgatgggattcgctGCTCCGACCCTAGTGACATCAGaatcaaaaaactgaaccaatagGGTGGTCAACCAACATAAGCGGAATTAATGGGTAGAGCACTTAAAGCAATGTAACTTGGGCACAAGCATTGGCAAGccgtggtctactgttaagtcatttTCGAACCCCAGCAAGAAGGTTGGCAGCACCACAATTACTTTTGAAGACGTAACAGTGACTGATGTGGAGAAATACGCACGGTTATGGTTTTGTTAGGTTtgagtggcagtctaccatcacactcacttagacgttttcgtccattgtgataccacaggaacagaaaaagttAGATGCCTTCTAGTAAGTTCGCTTTcgaaagcccaacaacttgcgaatattcacatccgctaaatcagacaggttctcaaagaaatgagaacctaactCCTTCTGAGTGTTAGTGCTGGACACACGGACAGAAGATGTCCTATTTTCTGTTCTACTTCGATGTCCTATTTTCTGTTCtacttcgatgtcctcaaagcttctgcaaaagtcgttgctggcaaccttcagtctgtcagcatgtttttcgattggTCAGTGACCAtccggacacaatgactgagacgtctgttgtagtcagtgacagcaaagcggtagacctttttaagtctagattaggctacatgcaaattttgcccatcaacattccactaaggaacagggccaaacttccacataacaatgagtgcagtccgatacaagtttaagctcaatgctatggggcctcctttttatagccgagtccgaacggcgtgccgcagtgcgacacctctttggagagaagttttacatggcatagtacctcacaaatgttgccagcattaggaggggaaaaccaccgctgaaatttttttttgttttttctgatggtctcgccaggatccgaacccaggcgttcagcgtcataggcggacatgctaacctctgcgctacggtggccacatagtttaggaattctcacagcctcctctttgtgaccatctactattcgttgtccttcgggcctggtcctgaaaactccTGAATACATGTCGCttgagacatacccacagatttcagtttccttgaaatgtgtaaggtagttcctagtctcgcaagcttgtccgctttataattccctggaatatctctgtggccgcgcacccagaacaggtgaattttgaactgttcagccatctcgttgagagatctgctacagtcgagagcggtttttgtgtcCAGAAttacgttttccagggatttaatggttgcctggctgtctgagaagatatttatgacaatcgtcgttatgacattatatcttagccattccaccacttccttaatagcaaggttctccgcttgatacatactgcagtggtcgggtaaccttttcgatatgacattTAGAGTACacctaaagcccacctggtcgtctagttttgaaccatccgcatagaagtctatataacttctattactaggcatatcgtagttccaatcggttctatcaggaatagtggtacagtactttttatcaaaaatctgCTCAGGtaggatgttgttgttgttgtagccacatgtctatttgtggaagtggcgatcctcgtctagatcttataggtgagcaagctcgttccggaccGAAAGGACCGATCGAcgtgggaacagggtggccattggttatttgaaggcgccaataactctccttgtcattccgagcatcataagcactcagcatttgtgcaagagccggtgccgcccgtcctctcactgagactctccactcaataCTGCTGATTGTCAGCGACTGTCGCTACAGCTACTCCCTATGGAGCATTCAactatccgcaaccagtggacgcgaccggtagctcgcagctaagcttctcgtgacagtaatGAACAGCATACAGATCGGATCTCaatgttccggcctgtgtggtgctcacagctagcCCGTGCTGGgggttgacgtcggttttacatgaTTGAAAGCGCtttcaatatcaagaaatgctaccactgtatattccttgacagagggagaaccctctatgtggccgactaggtcgtaatgggctgtttcagtggacttgtccTTACTATGCATAttctgctgccgcgacaggcgatctccagggatctttgccctaagatatgtttctataaatctctcaagagtcttcaacatAAAAGATGACATATGTAGGCGACTAGGccttgaagggctgtttcagtggacttgtccTTACTACGCGCATGATACTgcagcgacaggcgatctccagggatctttgccctaagatatgttcctATAAATCTCTCAAGAGTCAGGCTaacaggacgaaaatctttcgacttagtgtggtaaggttttcctgctttcgaaatgaaaatgactttcgtgttccttcatcccacaggtatatatgacatgctgatacaagtagagtatatctccctaagccaaggaaccagtctatcaggcatagcttgtaattcaaccggtgatacatcatctgggcctggcaacttaaaggagtcgaaacttcttatcgcccaaaggattttcggctcagacacaataaatagcctccgacgaatgcatatcagtgacaacctcttctggcgccacgttgtcagTTGGAGAATtgcccgggaaatgtgtatcaacgagtagttctagtgtctCCTCACAAAacattgtccatatattctctgacttttgaatataccccaccgtaataggtatcGAGgaaagaatcttccttagtctagaagcctcagatgtgtcctccacggagctgcagaattctatccaggatttgttctgagcctttctaagctcgccccttatattttcttggcTCAGCCAGATGTTCCAATCTCACGGTTATATATACCGCCACTTTATTGAGCATCCCAGAGTGATAGGCATCCACCACCCTGAGATTTATTGAACGATTCTTGGGAGTTTCCTAGTGTTTGAAActaatttttggcttaatgctGACATTGTAACAAACTGAACTAAGCATTTtctttctcaatttttttttttcgtaatgagaaaaataataaaatttaggaACTTACCTGCACTCTTAACGGATGCATCATAAGCAATGGTAATATATATGATCTTGTGGGTAGAACTTCCGACAAGGACATGCCCATTTTTGTGACAGCTTGACAGACGAATGCGGCTAAATAGCGATGTAGGGGAAAATGAAATGACGCCTGTAGcatttcctcctaaaaataaacaaacgaaACATTGCAAGGAACAGTCTGGTTTTTCGTTTTGCGACACCTGACATACTTGAGATATTTTTGGTTCCGGAAAATAAATGGCATCCAACCATTCATGCAACATATTAACACAATAtgttattatctttttggccaaatcggcaTGTTTGCCATCTTGCAAGTGCGATATTATCGACCACATGGGATAGGCACTGGCTTCCAGTTCACAAGAGAAAGCCGCATAATAGGAGTTAGGCTCAAATTCCACATGTGAGGCTGTTTCGCGCACATTGACATTCATGCCTTGCAGCATGGAGAGAAACTGAAACCACATATCAATCAAATTGTCATCACGTAGAAACACCAAAGCCACCGATTCGTGTGAGAGAACATTGTTGAAATCCGACACCAGAGGCCAATAGCAATGATCTTTCATGACTTGGCGGGTGCAATCGATAacgaaatggaaatttttggaAGGATCTGCAAAcaagaaaaagtgaaaattaataTTGGCCCCATCTTTGTTGACAACGACATCTCCATACTCACCATGTAAAGTATTTTGTATGAGAATTTTGGACATCATCAACTTCAAACTAATGATCATAACATGGAGCAGAGATAATTCTTTGACCATTTTCAAGGCTAAACTCTCATTGGAAAACAATTGCACACTCATATGCACTACACGATTGCTCAAGGTGTCGGGATCACGTGACATTTCCAGCACTGAGGGTATGCGGCTGTAGTGCATAACGAATGTGCGAGTCAGATGTTCCTTGTAGTCCTGATCGGGCAGCATATTGAGCAGGAAGCATACCAAATTTTGGGGAAACTCAAACTTAAATGTCCAAAAAATAAATTCCTCCAGCAAAGTGGTGTGTATGAGTTTCTCGCCCAGCGCTGCCAAGTGTTTATAATCGTCTGGCGGTTCGGGTCGAGGAAATCGATTGACCGCATCCTCGTATTTTTCGCGATTCTTCTTCAAAACCCGTGCGTGCCTTGAACTAAGACAGTTCAGATCGTTAAACTGCTTGTAGATTTCTTTGCTTATTAAGGCCCTGGTCATGACTTTACGCATTATTTCACCCATGTTGTTCAAGTCTATCAACATATTGGTGAACTCCTCGCACAAGTGGGCTGCCATATTGAATGTGGCTGATGCTGCATCGCTGTGCTCACGAAAATGCTGCAATAGCCGAAACAGCAATTTGGGCATTATGGCTTCAGCTACGGCCAAGAGATTGGCGGGTACGGGTTCTTTATTTTGGCGATTGTTAATGCCATGATCACTGCAGAAACCTTCGGCTTTCATTACGGATGTGTCACCACAGTCGCAGGCACCACCTGCCTGCGAGAGAAACATATTGAAGTCGTGGTTCGTGTGATCACCCTTCTTGAAACAGTCTCGGCATATGGACATGCAGGGTGATATGCCACAGGTGCGACAACGATAGGCGACAACATGAGGGACCCAAACAAGGCCACATTTTGCATGGTTATCATAGCTGCGAACTGCAAaggaaaagaaaagaagaaggatATTAGAAAAAAGTAAACACATGCATGTATTGATTATGAGGTAACAGTCATTGACGTTAAGGAACCGCGGTCAACTTATCCGACTAATGGCTCGATTATGGATAGCAACCAACGTTCAGTAGAGTGGTTGTCTGACAACGcaacccttccccttaccctaattctcagacacgccagatctcggagatgggtgggtggtcggtatccaaatttcggatagggtacctagtgggccggcccaccctaaaacct includes:
- the LOC106088028 gene encoding uncharacterized protein LOC106088028 isoform X2; its protein translation is MAYQDGMGGFNIRLLLLFLSLATTISAYANDDISYGLYVPIEVDAAREEYLSLEKSLWQHLDRSTNNRNIDQQLRKIIDSHRRFVHEHMHSTWQAGKYEILNHYEWSLLEPDLIQIENLFGVLSTYLNEHPKNADIDEVALMDITQNALRDDKIFSMARIFKDIELIMVKQTMYYRAMMASKEERCLNQQSTQQFLYSLYTDIALTELKGYTMMEFSWMILRVYGKGNFTQEAELMRKDFEKRTDKTVRLLRDVMKRADRIVWRCDPDKYVLGQNYDEVTRLLQGYIENEVDMNYNRECWSTCEDYTSTKNEGCFKDKFCARQERCSGNIHSCRRFDSDMFICQSPRDSPKRYEFIEYENGVTLGKVGQCSRGKTSVDSWWRYLFWHCTYCFCLCDDQYSSKTDRYFNLRETLSNVNENKVLTGLRFAKVNRVFHLQIQEGVLLPRGKVNESSLNWVPIDNYTLNARNVRNNRDYYTLSYGARSIDLDDVHTDDHSFVVTGVRFRVVGAHLNLEARLSEFNFETGKLVNPQENSFWKSNDNTDVSGDRRQKVELSSPDVPIRTKAKSVPDSRHNQYIEFTASDVYKDASQSTVPFIDTQYVISTPPVPLAGIGIYHKGRPGYGGFIAPKLMTYDFAPHIQPPRRN
- the LOC106088028 gene encoding uncharacterized protein LOC106088028 isoform X1; translated protein: MLFKRFGMGLTLLLAVLYLRPTPSTALIEDVLDVLHVVKEVTTAVLKAWDVVKITTSNSDIDFPLMRDKQKKVLSRLREVSSQIIKTEDQHSEHIAAAIDSVNNFVESNLQLLAKRNEIADTMNRITSRFQQMQQYEQFEQKLETETLLKFAEWTVAPNAYSVHHLMDRLHLMMFGPDDKAALGSSGTNILEMMANSYEASKEERCLNQQSTQQFLYSLYTDIALTELKGYTMMEFSWMILRVYGKGNFTQEAELMRKDFEKRTDKTVRLLRDVMKRADRIVWRCDPDKYVLGQNYDEVTRLLQGYIENEVDMNYNRECWSTCEDYTSTKNEGCFKDKFCARQERCSGNIHSCRRFDSDMFICQSPRDSPKRYEFIEYENGVTLGKVGQCSRGKTSVDSWWRYLFWHCTYCFCLCDDQYSSKTDRYFNLRETLSNVNENKVLTGLRFAKVNRVFHLQIQEGVLLPRGKVNESSLNWVPIDNYTLNARNVRNNRDYYTLSYGARSIDLDDVHTDDHSFVVTGVRFRVVGAHLNLEARLSEFNFETGKLVNPQENSFWKSNDNTDVSGDRRQKVELSSPDVPIRTKAKSVPDSRHNQYIEFTASDVYKDASQSTVPFIDTQYVISTPPVPLAGIGIYHKGRPGYGGFIAPKLMTYDFAPHIQPPRRN